From Coccinella septempunctata chromosome 4, icCocSept1.1, whole genome shotgun sequence, a single genomic window includes:
- the LOC123310998 gene encoding uncharacterized protein LOC123310998, with amino-acid sequence MSTWKEDEVNIVKQRLRLKNGTLTKEDFDSIQQQIPTRSVAAIKKKYLELKNNGETRTVSSRWSQEETDRLIRAYVSRTETQVTKRVQAILNDFPGRTLKGIATKLRDQYPDIYYMRNSTPEPPTEQHSDNTQYTLDSRPDTPDNTQEQTDHTEIQTNHEENIKGDETRTINPPEPTTTTSYDSHYQRSSRTCNQNSEVNQSPGGEVQNINSVPPDAFASESDEFSVNLRQKFDRMIKSIGNRKEKIRKFHLRPTNSSITEKVNNILEGKITQIEDNTQNEVEKRKRIKNAIYIAGILLRKTVLGKNEHRRPKYLITEKKIKKLNNHIKNARELVEKKGEKLSRRLMAEVKMMKKLKLTPRQYIKSTEERAKILEAKLEEQKKRGEINDLRARFQSRPSIETLRSSNRRTSELTTKDTEHFFQDLYRQEKGNTPTPIFNKFLRELKSHARKSKYENQLERRKIEQEVDGILKNVAPWKAPGEDRIPAYIYKVLPAARNYLKRQVTRLLNNETKLHEADVRANVILVHKSGDETNPANYRPISLLNVDYKITTAVIASMIKRSLPDFAIPAEQLARDQVWGTVHGLLLDKSITAQSKLNRTKNYSAWYDAKKAYDSVHHRCLKRLIDCLPLHRHIRNLLKRTVKLWSLRVQLEKIKTRPIKVQRGLLQGDSMSPILFVLMIASAILHIRSNPQICKETRGKHQLIAFMDDFKCHSPTESGIKLITEQLIIALKEIGLELNTAKCGIYSRDATHGPHEEINTPFLPLVKEGYKYLGLEQLERDTAGNFEKAQEKLEESIDTILQSDLTTTQKVYLINSTAVPAVVYVTANAYPDEKRSTTLKRCRDLDTLIRKRLIQHKMKGTTASNSSVYLPIKKGGLGIRSVEHQTEISFVKKGIYLTKNQEMAKCCKTYEQLKEAGWRNPLSDMEFVLEKYGVTVQNEENIKKCCKDTTTRIIEVIHRRLQEDWSRNMHYGKLVNQEGNNISFPAYSSPFLDTWRRGVLMSATEEQLHGLGSLPMRRNCRRGCNHAETAYHVSASCICNEYTTRHDNVVYWTLKTLLTSLRAPNNYIRNLQFGQSTCRVDFEANNRKVSIQAGQKLLTERRLYHNKPDILVKLTNPSEIFIIEVAVSHIQNWRNQERLKRTRYAVNSVKHITEFNLSNTTRDLNIVTELGATYRCPVKLAIFVVGCYGELIATDEHKQFCEMIKKKLQVSNRSMRNLLNHATYSVAVSTSNLLMKRLNEPTTCDR; translated from the coding sequence GTAGCTGCCATAAAGAAGAAATACCTAGAGCTAAAAAACAATGGTGAAACACGTACAGTAAGTAGTAGATGGAGCCAAGAGGAAACAGACAGATTGATACGTGCTTACGTCTCAAGAACGGAAACACAGGTAACAAAAAGGGTCCAAGCCATATTAAACGACTTCCCTGGTAGAACTCTTAAAGGAATTGCCACAAAACTACGTGATCAATATCCAGACATTTATTATATGAGGAATAGTACACCCGAGCCCCCTACAGAACAGCATTCTGACAACACACAATACACGCTAGATTCAAGGCCGGATACACCAGACAATACACAGGAACAAACAGATCACACAGAAATTCAAACCAatcatgaagaaaatattaaagGGGATGAAACAAGAACAATCAACCCACCTGAACCAACAACAACAACATCGTACGATTCACATTACCAACGCAGTAGTCGAACATGTAACCAAAATTCAGAGGTTAACCAATCGCCCGGGGGCGAAGTTCAAAATATAAACTCCGTACCCCCCGACGCATTTGCTTCTGAAAGCGATGAATTTTCAGTTAATTTGAGACAGAAGTTCGACAGAATGATCAAATCGATAGGGAATCGTAAGgagaaaatcaggaagttccaCCTAAGGCCAACAAACTCTTCGATAACAGAGAAAGTCAACAATATACTCGAAGGAAAAATTACTCAAATTGAAGATAACACACAGAACGAGGTCGAAAAGAGAAAGCGTATAAAAAACGCTATTTATATAGCCGGAATTTTGTTGAGGAAGACTGTGCTGGGAAAAAATGAACATCGCAGACCAAAGTACCTGATAACAGAGAAGAAAATAAAGAAGCTGAACAACCACATTAAGAATGCTCGCGAGTTGGTGGAAAAAAAGGGCGAAAAGCTGAGTAGAAGGCTCATGGCGGAggtgaaaatgatgaagaagcTAAAACTAACCCCAAGGCAGTACATAAAGTCCACAGAAGAGAGAGCCAAAATTCTCGAGGCCAAGCTGGAGGAGCAGAAGAAGAGAGGCGAGATCAACGACCTCAGGGCGAGGTTCCAGAGCAGGCCATCCATCGAAACCCTGAGAAGCAGCAATAGGCGAACAAGTGAGTTGACAACGAAAGACACAGAGCACTTCTTCCAAGATCTGTACCGCCAGGAAAAGGGAAATACACCAACacctattttcaacaaatttctgAGAGAACTGAAAAGCCACGCAAGGAAATCGAAATACGAAAACCAGCTGGAGAGGAGGAAAATTGAGCAGGAAGTTGACGGCATCTTAAAAAACGTAGCTCCATGGAAGGCCCCAGGGGAAGATCGAATACCGGCATATATTTACAAGGTACTGCCAGCAGCTCGAAACTACCTGAAAAGACAAGTGACCAGACTTCTTAACAACGAGACGAAACTACATGAGGCAGATGTCCGTGCAAACGTCATCTTGGTGCACAAAAGTGGGGACGAGACAAATCCAGCCAATTACCGACCTATATCGCTGCTTAACGTAGATTACAAGATAACAACTGCGGTAATTGCAAGCATGATCAAACGCTCACTCCCCGACTTCGCTATACCTGCCGAACAACTGGCCAGAGACCAAGTTTGGGGCACGGTCCACGGGCTTCTACTGGATAAGAGCATAACAGCACAGTCAAAACTGAACAGGACCAAGAACTACTCGGCATGGTATGACGCAAAGAAGGCCTATGATTCCGTGCACCACAGATGCCTCAAAAGGTTGATTGACTGCCTCCCTTTACATCGGCACATAAGAAACCTACTTAAGAGAACAGTTAAACTGTGGTCTCTCAGGGTTCagttggaaaaaattaaaacaagACCCATAAAAGTCCAGAGAGGCCTATTGCAGGGAGACTCAATGAGCCCAATCCTTTTTGTACTGATGATCGCAAGCGCCATACTACATATCCGCTCAAATCCACAAATATGCAAAGAAACCAGAGGAAAACACCAACTTATAGCATTCATGGACGACTTCAAGTGTCATTCTCCGACCGAAAGCGGCATAAAGTTGATAACAGAGCAACTAATAATAGCCTTGAAGGAGATTGGCTTGGAGTTGAATACTGCCAAATGCGGCATATATTCCAGAGATGCTACACACGGACCACATGAGGAAATCAATACCCCGTTCCTACCCCTGGTTAAAGAAGGATACAAGTACCTTGGATTGGAACAGCTAGAGCGCGATACTGCCGGAAATTTTGAGAAAGCCCAGGAAAAATTAGAAGAAAGCATTGACACTATTTTGCAGTCCGACCTTACAACAACCCAAAAGGTATACCTCATAAATTCCACGGCGGTACCAGCAGTGGTATATGTGACAGCCAACGCGTATCCTGATGAAAAGCGAAGTACAACGCTCAAACGCTGCAGAGACCTTGACACATTGATACGCAAAAGACTCATTCAGCACAAGATGAAGGGAACGACAGCCTCGAATTCATCAGTCTATTTGCCGATCAAAAAAGGAGGATTGGGAATAAGGTCCGTCGAACACCAGACAGAAATTAGCTTTGTCAAAAAAGGTATTTATTTGACAAAAAACCAGGAAATGGCAAAATGTTGCAAAACATACGAACAGCTAAAAGAAGCAGGCTGGAGAAACCCCCTGAGCGACATGGAATTCGTCCTGGAGAAGTATGGAGTGACTGTTCAAAACGAGGAAAACATCAAAAAATGCTGTAAGGATACGACTACAAGAATAATCGAGGTTATCCACAGGAGACTACAGGAGGACTGGTCCAGGAACATGCATTATGGCAAACTCGTAAATCAAGAGGGAAATAACATCTCCTTCCCTGCCTATTCCTCCCCCTTCTTAGACACATGGAGAAGAGGAGTGCTGATGTCCGCTACAGAAGAACAACTTCACGGGCTGGGCTCATTACCAATGAGAAGAAACTGCAGAAGAGGATGCAACCATGCCGAAACAGCTTACCATGTCTCTGCTTCATGTATCTGCAACGAATATACCACCCGGCATGACAATGTGGTGTATTGGACACTTAAAACGCTGCTGACGAGTCTGAGAGCCCCGAACAACTATATCAGGAACCTCCAGTTCGGACAAAGTACGTGTAGAGTAGATTTCGAGGCAAACAACAGAAAAGTGAGTATCCAGGCAGGACAAAAGCTTTTGACTGAGAGGAGGCTTTATCACAACAAACCAGATATCCTTGTTAAACTCACGAATCCTAGCGAAATCTTCATCATCGAAGTGGCGGTCTCCCACATCCAGAACTGGAGGAATCAAGAACGCCTCAAAAGAACTAGGTATGCCGTCAATTCCGTGAAGCACATAACAGAATTCAACCTGTCAAACACCACCCGAGACCTCAACATTGTCACAGAATTGGGAGCAACCTACAGATGCCCAGTCAAATTGGCAATTTTCGTAGTCGGATGTTATGGCGAATTGATTGCGACCGATGAGCATAAACAGTTCTGTGAGATGATAAAGAAGAAACTACAGGTTTCCAATCGAAGCATGAGAAATCTCCTCAACCACGCGACCTACAGCGTGGCAGTCTCAACCAGCAACCTACTAATGAAGAGACTGAACGAACCTACTACCTGTGATAGATAA